TGAGCAGACACCTCTTCCGGGGCAAACTGCTTGTCCAACACAGGACATTTCACTTTCACGTTCGAGCCGGATTTTTCGACTCCGTAACTCACTTCTTTCTGTTCCTCGCTCACCTCATCAACCCGACGGCCGATGAAGCGCTTGACCGAATAAAACGTGTTAGCCGGATTCATCACCGCCTGGCGTTTGGCGATTTGGCCAACCAGTTGGTCTTGGTTCTTGGTGTATGCAACAACGGAGGGCGTTGTGCGGAAGCCCTCGGCGTTGGCGATAACGGTGGGCTTACCACCCTCCATCACAGAAACGCAGCTGTTCGTGGTGCCAAGGTCAATGCCGACAACTTTGCCCATCGGTGCCCTTCCCTAAAAAGTGATCTGTATGGCGTCATCCTCATCAGGAGACCCCATGAGAGGCGAGGTGGGGTTCCCGAACAGGCAGGCTGGAGAAGCGATCCGGCGACCCGATGATCAACGGCGATACAGGCCTAGTAGGACTGCTTGGCAACCCTGTGCGGCACTCCCTATCGCCGGCTATGCACAACGCCGCACTCCAGGCCTTGCAACTGAATTGGAGCTACCTCGCCCTCCCCTGCGCAAGCGAAAATCTCAAGGAAGTCCTTCAAGGTCTGCGGGCCGTGAATTGCCGCGGCCTCAACGTGACCATTCCGCACAAACAAGATGTGGCCGAGCTGTGCCAGGAGCTCAGCCCCCTCGCAAAACGGCTTGGCGCCGTAAACACCCTGATCCCACTCGACTCCGGCGGCTGGCACGGCACCAACACCGATGTGGAAGGTTTCCTAACCCCGTTGGGTGAACAATCCAGTTGGCAGAATTGCCATGGGGCGATCATCGGCTGCGGTGGCTCCGCCCGTGCGATTGCAGCAGGACTACAGAGCCTGAGACTGTCCTCCATCACGGTGATTGGTCGCCGCCAAGAGGCCCTCGATGCATTCATTGCAGATCTTCAACGCAAAGACGCACCACTCACCGCGTGTCTTCAGTCCTCCCCAGACCTTGCTTCGCTCATGAAGCGGGCAGATTTAGTGGTGAACACCACCCCCGTCGGCATGGCACAACATGGGGATGCCCAAGCCTTCCCCCTTGGTGAAGCGATCTGGAGCCACTTGCAAGAATCCGCAATGCTCTACGACTTGGTCTACACACCGCGCCCCACTGCTTGGCTTCGTTGGGGACAATCCCGAGGCCACCGATGCATCGATGGGCTGGAAATGCTGGTGCAGCAAGGTGCTGCATCACTTCGCCTGTGGAGTGATCGCAACGATGTTCCAGTCGAGACCATGCGACGTGCTGCCGAAGCTGCCCTGAACCCCTAGCTAGCGTCGGATGAATTCATTGATCGATCTTGGAGATACCCCTCTGGCAGCGATGCGTCGCCCCATTGATCTACCTGCTGCCGTGGGGTGATGCAGTGCCATTCGGCCTTGGCATGGATGGGCTCTTCAACCAAATTCCGCTCTTGCGATTGCTGATCGTTCCTGCGATTCCGTTTATTCAGTTGCAACGGGTTGTGCCGTTTGGCGGTCTGTTGCTCTTTTTCGTCTTGTTTCTGGGTGTTGTTCGCAATCCCAACGTGCCTTACTTCCTGCGTTTCAACGCTCTCCAAGCTCTACTCACCGACATCGTGGTGATAGTTCTGAGCTTCGCCTTCAGCATTTTATTAAGGCCCATTGGTGGAGACACTTTGCTTGTGGGAACCCTCTCCAGCACAGTCGTCATTGCAGTCCTGGCCATCTTGGTGTTCGCGATCGTCGAATGCCTTCGGGGGCGTGAGCCCGATTTGCCAGGGCTCAGCCAAGCCGTGCGCATGCAGCTCTATTGAGGAAAGTCCTTGCGCACGCGAGGAGATAAGGTGATGGATTCGTCGCTCACTTCGGTGAGCCTGAAGTCCCCAGTCGGCACAGCCCATGACGCTCGATCCGTATTACGAGACCATGTACATCCTTCGTCCGGACATCCCGGAGGAGGAAGTTGAAAGCCACGTCACCAAATACCGCGACATGATCGTGGAAGCGGGTGCCGAGGTTCTCGACAACCAGATGCGAGGCAAGCGACGACTCGCTTATCCGATCGCTAAGCACAAGGAAGGCATCTACGTCCAACTCAGCCATAACGGCGATGGGCAGCAGGTTGAGGTGCTGGAAAAAGCAATGCGGATTAGCGAAGACGTGATTCGCTACCTCACCGTGAAGCAAGAGGGTCCTTTACCTGCTCCTCGGGTGGTTCCCGGTACAGAAGCTCCTGAACCAGCCCAGGCAGCAGAAACCCCAGAACCAGAAGCCTCCTGAGCGCAGTTGTTGAGTCCATGGACGGGCGATAACGTCCGTTCATGGATCCGACCCACTCCGAACCACAGGTACCAGAACAACAGTGGTTGGAGCCTCCCATTCCAACCAAAAACGACAAGTTTCTGGAGCAACGCATCGAAGAGCTCGAGCAGCAAGTTGCTGCTTACGACGCCTTGCTCAATGAATTACCCGACTTGTTTGAACGCAAGTTCCAAGAACGTCTGGCACCCATTTTGGAGCGATACCAGCTGCTCTTAGAACAACAAAAGACGAGCACCCCAGAGGCTGATACTCCCTTACTGCAATCCACAAAATCCCCAGACAACGTGGTGCGTTTCCCAGGGATCAATCTGATGTCTTTTCTGAAATCCCGTCAGCGCTCAGCGTGACGAACGTTTCGATGCTGCCCAAAGACGAATCGGCAATCCCCAGACATAAATGAATCCCTCTGCAGCCCGATGATCAAATTGATCTTCACTGCCGTAGGAGGCCATTTCAGGCACGTACAAGCTGCTATCGCTGGAACCTCGACCAATCACGGTTGCGTTGCCTTTATGCAGCCTTAAACGCACAACGCCATTGACATGCTCTTGCGTGCGATCCATGAAGCCATCCAAGGCCTCTTTAAGAGGGCCAAACCAAAGACCCTGATACACCAAATCGGACCACTGCATCTCCAGTTGGCGTTTGCTGCGAAGAACATCCGCCGCGAGGGTGAGACTCTCGAGTTCTTGGTGCGCCTGGATTAACAACAACAGACCCGGGGTTTCGTAGATCTCCCTTGATTTAATTCCCACCACACGGTTCTCAATCATGTCGAGACGACCAATCCCGTGGGTCCCGGCCAAACGATTGGCCTCACGAATCATGGCGACAGGATCCAAGCTCTGGCCATTGATGGCGACGGGATTACCGCTTTCAAACCTGATCTCGATCTCCTCAAATGCATCAGGTGCATCCGTAATCGAGCGGGTCATCGCGAACACCTCTTCCGGAGGCGCCACCATCGGATCTTCCAGAGGACCCGCCTCAATACTGCGCCCCAACAAATTCAAATCAATCGAGTAAGGCGATTTTTTGCTCACCGGCGATGGCATGCCAAAACGCTCGCCATAGGCGATCGTTTCTTCTCGGCTCATTCCCCATTCCCTCGCGGGAGTTAACACTTTGAGGTCTGGAGCTAGGGAGGCGATCGCCACATCGAAACGCACCTGGTCGTTGCCTTTTCCTGTACAGCCATGGGCTACGGCGTCAGCACCCACCTCGCGGGCAACCTCCACCAGTCGTTTGGCAATCAAAGGGCGAGCCAAAGCAGTGGATAAGGGATAACGACCTTCGTAAAGGGCATTCGCTCGAATCGCTGGGAACGCGAAGTCTTCGATGAAAGGCTGAATGAGATCTCCGACAAGAGACTGACTAGCCCCAGCGTCAAGAGCCTTCTGACGAATGGGCTCTAATTCATCCCCTTGGCCCAGATCCGCCGCAAAGGTAATGACCTCTTCCACTCCCCATTCCTGCTTGAGGTAAGGAATGCAGACGCTGGTATCAACCCCACCGGAGTAGGCGAGCACAACCTTTTTCGCGCGGCCCATCAACGGCTCTCCTAATCAAACGTCTTTGATTCTCGCGTCCCGTCGTCCACCCCAGATGCAGTCGCCAACACAATCCATACCCCTAGAAAAATTGATGGCAAGAAAACGATCAACAGAACCAGCGCTGACGGCGCCTGCAGGGGGAGGGGCCGAAGCTCTCCCCATAAACGAAGCCCCCCGCTGATCAACAACGCGATGCCCCAGACCAACCCGATCAGCATTGGTTTCGGCATTGGGGAAGCAAAATTGAAGATGTTCTATGATGATTGATTGGTTTCGAGTTCAGGTCGCGCATGGGTGCTCTGGTTGATACAAACGCGTTAGACAACGTCAACCCATCCCTCACCCGTTACGGACGGAAAGACCCAGCACCGGTCTTGCCCTTGCGTGAAGAACCAGATTTGTTGTCTTGGTTGGAAACCAGTGGACGTCTCGTCGCAGACGAGGAATCTGGCTCGCCTGAAGTAAGCACCGTGGAGGAAGAAGAACTCTCGGCATTGATGGGAGAAAAAGAGGATTACAACAATGCCGACGAACAAAACGAAGAGCAGTGGGAGTCCTGACGCACTACCGAAGCTGCAATTAAGTCAGTTAAGGCAACTGCTTTAGGGTCCAAGAACCAAGCGATAAACCCGTGACAACCACGGAGACGACTGCTCAACCCTGGTGGGGGAAAGGTTCTGTCAGTGCAACCCTGCTCATCCTGTTTGTCTTCGCTGCAAGTCTTGCTGCGGATAAGTGGGTCAGTAATTCTCAACTCACGCTGCCCCTGCTGCTAGCAGCGGTGGTTTCGATGGCCGTAGCTGGGTTGGGGATTCCCCGTCTCAAAGCTCTGAAAATGGGGCAGGTGATTCGAGAAGAGGGGCCCAGCGGGCATCAAAGTAAATCGGGTACGCCAACAATGGGCGGCCTCTTGGTGGTTCCCGTTGGGGTGATTCTTGGCAGCTGGATCACGCGGGAACCGGAAGCCTCACAACAGCTCCTGGCAGTTTCGGGTGTAACCCTGGCTTACATGCTGATCGGTGGATTTGACGATTGGCGCAGCCTCACACGAAGAACCAATACCGGTCTCACTCCACGGGGCAAGTTATTACTGCAAACAACAGCAGCCTTCGTTTTTCTAGCGATCGCCGCCTGGCAAGGATGGATTAACAGCAGTGTGGCGTTGCCATTCGGCCAAAGCCTGCCCCTGGGCTTGTTGATCTGGCCCCTGGGCTTATTTGTCTTTCTCGCGGAAAGCAACGCCACCAATCTCACCGATGGCCTGGATGGCTTGGCATCTGGCTGCGGGGCACTCGTCTTCACTGGGCTAGCGCTTCAACTGATGTTGCGCGGCAACCATGGCGACCCTGCCCTCGCTGGCTATTGCATGACGATGGCCGGCACTTGGCTGGGGTTTTTGGTGTTTAACCGCCACCCAGCGCGTGTCTTTATGGGCGACACAGGTTCCCTCGCGATGGGTGCTGCCCTCACCGCAATCGCCCTACTGTCCAACAGCCTTTGGCCACTACTTGTGATGGGGGGCGTCTTCCTAGCGGAATCGTTGTCCGTCATCATTCAGGTCTGGGTGTTCAAAGCCACCAAAGGAGCGGATGGGCAAGGACGCCGGGTCTTTCGCATGGCCCCGCTACATCACCACTTCGAACTTGGCGGCACAAGCGAACGCACTCTGGTGCCATGCTTCTGGACGGCCACTGCCGCTCTCGTAGTGCTAGGGCTGTTATTGCGACCCTTTGGCTGAACTGGATGACCTATTTCACCTGGCGGGAATCCGGTCTCACCGCCGAATGCTCCAGCCTTGAGGCCATGGCGTCACGTTTCGAAGAATCAGCCAGCCTGATGCGCAGGATGGCCAATGAAGGGTTTCAAGTGGAACGCCACGGCAAGCAACAACGCATTACTCATCCTGACCCCTCCGTTTTTGAAGCATGGGGATTTATCAGTGAAGAATCTCCTGTTCGACAACTCACTCTGATTCCGGATCTCAAAAACTAATGGAGAGCTTGCTCACGAAAACGGCCGAGCTGCTCTCCAGTGCAGCGTCAGACCCTGATCGCGTTTTGAAATGGGTGCTGATCTACTTCGGGATCTCATCCTTAGGGTTCGTTGCTGTTTGGCTAATCGGATCAATCCGTGATGCTCAACGATCAGGATCCAACTGATTCACTCCATCAACAACGGAGGAGCTGTATTGATGAATGATGGGGATGTGTGTTGCTCCAACCCCCGATGACTGCGTTTCCTCGGACCGTAATGCTCCTCGGCAGTGGCGAACTGGGCAAAGAGGTGGCGATCGCTGCCCAAAGACTTGGCTGCAGAGTTATCGCCTGTGATCGGTACGCCAATGCACCGGCCATGCAGGTTGCCGACACGGCAGAAGTGTTCCAAATGACCGATGCCACGGCTCTCAAGGAGGTGGTTCAACGCCATCGGCCCGATGTGGTGATTCCGGAAATTGAGGCCCTCGCTGTTGAAGCACTCGCGGAACTAGAGCAAGACGGCATCACGGTGATTCCCACAGCGCGTGCCACGGCATTCACGATGAACCGTGATCAAATCCGCGATCTGGCTTCTGGAGAGTTGGGCCTACACACAGCTCGCTTTGCCTATGCCTCAAATGCCGCAGAACTGAAAAAGGTTGCAGCACCCTTGGGCTGGCCTGTTGTGGTTAAGCCTGTGATGAGCTCCTCTGGCAAAGGCCAGAGCGTTGTTCAAACCCCAGAGCAGCTGGATCAAGCCTGGGAGGCAGCAATGGCCAATGCCCGTGGCACATCGAACCAAGTGATTGTGGAGGAATTTCTTGAATTTGATCTTGAAATCACCCTGCTCACCATTCGGCAACGCAACGGCGAAACGCTCTTTTGTCCGCCGATTGGCCATGAACAAGAACGGGGGGATTACCAGTGCAGCTGGCAACCAGCACAGATGTCTGATGCCCAGCTCCAACAGGCCCAAACCATGGCCCGCACGGTGACCGACAACCTCGGGGGAGCAGGATTATTTGGCGTTGAATTCTTCCTCTGCGGCAACGAGGTGATCTTTTCAGAATTGTCACCAAGGCCCCACGACACGGGTTTGGTGACCTTGATCAGCCAAAACCTCAGCGAATTTGAACTGCACCTCCGGGCAGTGCTCAATTTGCCGATTCCTCAGCTAACGACAGCACCCGCAGCAGCGAGCCGCGTGATCTTGGCCGACCGTGAACTCAAAACAGTGGCGTACGAAGGCCTGGAACAAGCTTTGCGTGAAGCGGGAACACAGGTGCTGCTTTTTGGTAAACCCAATGCACGTCCAAACCGTCGGATGGGGGTTGCACTCGCACGTGGGGAAGATCTCAGCGAAGTACGGGCCAAAGCGGATCGCGCAGCAGCCTGTATTCAGGTTTTAGACGGCTCAGCGCGTCGATAAAAAGTGGTAATGACTCAGGCCATCCAGTACGGCAGCCACATTGGAACGGTTCGAGACGTACACCCTGGGTTGATGGTGAGGCACCTGAAGTGAGCGGTCATGATCCGCTGGAACCACGGTGGCTGGCAATCCATCCATCAACTCAGCATCCCCTTGCTGGCTGGCCACCACCATCACCTGTTCCAACGACAATCCCCAGCTCATCGCCAGAAAGCGAATGGCTTCGCTGCGAGATGCTCGCTGAGGCAAAACATCGAGAAACCAGTGACAACGCACATGCGGTTGAGCTTGTAGCCCATCCCGCCGCAAACGCTGTCGCGCCAAGCTCAGCAGACCTGGATCAGCTTCTTTCAGCAAATAACTAACCTTGTAAGCACCCTGGTGATCTGAATCCTGGAGGGTGATGTGATCCTGAAGATCCTCCATCGCCTTCAGCACAGCGTGTCGGCTCCAGCACTGGTTAATGCGCTGCGTCCATGCCTGGTCGAGCTCTAAACCAGGACCGTGATGGAGTTCAGTGCCAGCACGGGTGATCCAAACATCCGGTTCAGGCAGATGCAATTCGGCATAACGCTGCCGTGCCAGCCCCAAGGAACGACCACTGAGGATGACAAGACCATTGGATTGAGCCAACGCATCCTCACGCAACCGCTCACGTAAATCGTTTAGGGGGCCAACGGCAGGCAAATCAAGGCTGCTGTCCAAGTCGAGCACCAACATCCTTGAACGAACCGCTGTCGGTCGAGGTGCTGTAGTTGTCTGCGCAGAAACCAAAGAACGACCCGTCCTCTGCTGCATTAACGCCAAATAGCGGCACACATGCGCATCCCAACTGAAGTGACGACTCACGGCCTCCACACCGTTATCGCTCCAACGGCGCCAGCGCAGAAGATCACTTCCAGCCATCTCCAAGGCTTCCTGAAGTGCACCCGGATCCGTCACATCCACCAACAGACCGTTCTCACAACGTGCCTTGATATCGCGAGGACCTCCATCATCCGTAGCCACCATCGGCAAACCACAGGCCGCGGCCTCCAGCAACGTGAGACCAAAGGGTTCAGTTAAAGCAGGGTTGACAAACAAGCCGCCTCGACACGACGCCCACCGATACAAGGCAGGAATCTGAGCGCGGCTGTGCTGCTTCGGGTAAGCAACCTTCCCGTACAGATCAAACCGATCCACGAGGTCGAACACCTGCTGAAACACATCACGCTGTTGCTTCTCGAGCTGACGCGAATCTTCTCGACATCCCAAGACGAGCACCAAATTATGCCGATTGCGCAGCACTGGCGAACGGCCATAGGCCTCCACAAGGGCAGGGATGTTTTTACGTCGCACTGCCCGCGAAATCGCAAGCAAAGGGGAACGATCTGGCTCCCGTAAAAATGGCTGAACCATTGGCTGAATCTCAGCCAACTCCTGAGGAGAAGCGTTGGGATAAAAACGTGTCGCATCAACACCAGGGGGAACCACCGCAGCCTGCTCGGCTTGAAAGTGGCCATAACGGGCGTATTGATGATCAACTTCTTGGTGTGTACTGGTCACCACAAGGTCAGCCTGAGCCAGAGCCCGTTCTTCAGCATCAATGCGTCGACTGATCGCATAGGTCTGCTCGATCTGCGACCAATCCAAGCCACTTTCGAGCAAACGTCGCTGTTTCTCGCGGCCCAAGGAATGACCGGTAAATACCAAAGGAATCCCGGTCCTCTGACTCACCAATGCACCAACGAGACCGGCATCGGCGTAATGCGCATGGATCCAATCCACAGCCTCCCCTGGTTGGCTCAGGCGGGAGACCAGTTGATCGGCCAATTGCTCAAGATGCGGCCAAAGCAATTCTTTTCGGACATAACGCTTGGGTCCAAAGGGAAAGCGGAGGATCCGAGCCCCTGGGCAAATCTGTTCCTCAGAACGTGCGTAATCCGGCGAAACACGGCGATCAAAAATTTGCCGCGTCACAACATCAACGCGATCAACCTCGGGGCGCAGAGCCAAACTTCGCGCAAGTTCCAGCACATAGAGGGTTTGACCGCCGGTATCGGAATCGCGGCCAAGCTCTAAATCCTCAGAACGAAATAAGCCATGCAAGTGCAGATGCAACAAACGAAGACCCATTTCCTCCAGTCCCAAACAAGAAACGAACGCAACCAGCGCCGCTCTTTGTCTTTAAGGGAAGAAAAAGGATTGAAAAATGAAATAAACGTTAGAAGGTTGAAAACAACAACCAACAAAGTTCCCGAATCACTTGTCAATACTGGGGAGAAGCCCGATTGAGTCGATTCGGCCCAAACAGTGGTTTGTAAAGCAGCTGCCCTCTTAGAGGCTGCTACTCACGTCAACCAACTGTCCCTGGCTGTCGCCCCATCCACCTGCGGAAAACAAAACAGAACTCTCCACCCCAAGCTGTTCGTTCAGCCAGGCCAAAATCACAGGCCCGAGCAGTGCTGGACGATCTTCTCCACGAAAACTGCGCAAGCTGAAGTGATCGGCTCCTTTCACCAACACAAGACGATGACCTGTTCGAACGGCACCGGTATCACGCATCGGTCTGATCGCTTCAGGACCCGAGGGAACCACCCAATCCCTCGTTCCACTGACCAACAAAACTTTGCCACTCAATGATTTGGAACTGCTGGGATCAAACAGCAACCGCAACGGCGGGCTGACAGCAACCACGGCTTTCACCCGAGGGTCAGGAGCGGCAGCTTGTTCAATCCCCGAGAGCCAACTGCATTGCAACACCCAACTGATATTGCGTTCAGGGTCTTTTCGATCAACACAACGGGTCCGCAATTTGTTCTCCGTAGGGCGACCGCCAGCAATTTGGAGCGAAGTGGTCGCGCCCCAGGAGTGGCCAATCATGGCCACAGAATTCGTGTCGATCGATTGTCCTGAAAGCAGGCGGCCATTACGCACAGCATCAATAAGAGCAGATACATCCAACGGACGCAGGCGCAATTCTTCAGGGCCTGGCGGTGGGGTATCGCCCGCCAACATTGATTGCTGCTGGCTTAAATCACTACCTGGATGATCTGGCAAGAGCACGGTGTAGCCGTTGGCAGCCAGAAATTCGGCCCAACCCTCAAACGATTCTGGGTCGTCCCACAAACCATGGGAAATCACCGCCAATCGGCCGAGGTCGGTACCGGTGGGTCTCAACACCAGCAGTCGTAACGGCTGTGGCCGGTGACGCACCGACAGGCGCTGCTCTTCACGGCTCCAACCCCCTCGCAGTGGTTCCCTTAGGGCTGAATTGACAGTTGCAGCCTCCGTTGCCTGCACGAGAGCAACTCCCTGCTCCAAGTTGGTTTTTAACCGATTGGCTACAACAGCAACCTTGGAAAAATCAATCGATGCTTGCTCGCCAGGCATCGACCTCAAAAAGCCAAGAACATTCGGCTGACCAATCTCATCAGCCGCAACCAGAGCATCCGTCAACATGCGACCACTTGGATCTGGAGCAGTCCCCTCCAGCTCCACCAGTTGAGTTGCCGCCCACAAAGCTTGTTCCAGCAGAGGCTGGCCCGTGGACCCTTGCAACAAGGCCTTGGTTTCCACAGGAAGCGGGGTCAGGAACACCTTGTCGATCAGCTCAAACACGCGAGTGTCTCCGGCCATCTGAAGGTCGGCCAGATCCGGGCTTTGACGAATCAGTTCAGATGTCGACTGAACATCGCCCAGGTTGATCGTGACGCTGGTCTCCAAAAAAGGAAGACGCAACACAAGCCGTTCCAGAGCTCGGGACGGACTGGAAACAAGCGATAGGGCCGCTCCGGTAAGGGCAGCGATCAGGAGGTGACGCATCGGTGACATCAAGCGGCTACCGCCTGTACTTGAGGAGGGTGCTGCTCGAGCACATGGCTGAGATAGCGGCCAGTGTGACTACTGCCGTGTTGAGACACCTGCTCTGGCGTTCCAGTCACAAGAATTTCTCCTCCACGATCGCCCCCTTCAGGTCCGAGGTCAATCACCCAATCACTACATCGGATCACATCAAGATTGTGCTCAATACAAATAATTGAATTGCCTTTATCAACAAGGCGCTGCATCACGTCCATCAATTTGTGAACGTCATAAAAACTCAAGCCAGTCGTTGGTTCGTCAATTAAGTAGAGCGTTTTTCCAGTCGCCCGTCGGGACAACTCCGTCGCAAGCTTCACCCTCTGGGCTTCAC
The DNA window shown above is from Synechococcus sp. CC9902 and carries:
- a CDS encoding shikimate dehydrogenase; protein product: MINGDTGLVGLLGNPVRHSLSPAMHNAALQALQLNWSYLALPCASENLKEVLQGLRAVNCRGLNVTIPHKQDVAELCQELSPLAKRLGAVNTLIPLDSGGWHGTNTDVEGFLTPLGEQSSWQNCHGAIIGCGGSARAIAAGLQSLRLSSITVIGRRQEALDAFIADLQRKDAPLTACLQSSPDLASLMKRADLVVNTTPVGMAQHGDAQAFPLGEAIWSHLQESAMLYDLVYTPRPTAWLRWGQSRGHRCIDGLEMLVQQGAASLRLWSDRNDVPVETMRRAAEAALNP
- a CDS encoding Tic20 family protein; this translates as MEIPLWQRCVAPLIYLLPWGDAVPFGLGMDGLFNQIPLLRLLIVPAIPFIQLQRVVPFGGLLLFFVLFLGVVRNPNVPYFLRFNALQALLTDIVVIVLSFAFSILLRPIGGDTLLVGTLSSTVVIAVLAILVFAIVECLRGREPDLPGLSQAVRMQLY
- the rpsF gene encoding 30S ribosomal protein S6 translates to MTLDPYYETMYILRPDIPEEEVESHVTKYRDMIVEAGAEVLDNQMRGKRRLAYPIAKHKEGIYVQLSHNGDGQQVEVLEKAMRISEDVIRYLTVKQEGPLPAPRVVPGTEAPEPAQAAETPEPEAS
- a CDS encoding argininosuccinate synthase, giving the protein MGRAKKVVLAYSGGVDTSVCIPYLKQEWGVEEVITFAADLGQGDELEPIRQKALDAGASQSLVGDLIQPFIEDFAFPAIRANALYEGRYPLSTALARPLIAKRLVEVAREVGADAVAHGCTGKGNDQVRFDVAIASLAPDLKVLTPAREWGMSREETIAYGERFGMPSPVSKKSPYSIDLNLLGRSIEAGPLEDPMVAPPEEVFAMTRSITDAPDAFEEIEIRFESGNPVAINGQSLDPVAMIREANRLAGTHGIGRLDMIENRVVGIKSREIYETPGLLLLIQAHQELESLTLAADVLRSKRQLEMQWSDLVYQGLWFGPLKEALDGFMDRTQEHVNGVVRLRLHKGNATVIGRGSSDSSLYVPEMASYGSEDQFDHRAAEGFIYVWGLPIRLWAASKRSSR
- a CDS encoding DUF3134 domain-containing protein codes for the protein MGALVDTNALDNVNPSLTRYGRKDPAPVLPLREEPDLLSWLETSGRLVADEESGSPEVSTVEEEELSALMGEKEDYNNADEQNEEQWES
- the mraY gene encoding phospho-N-acetylmuramoyl-pentapeptide-transferase; its protein translation is MTTTETTAQPWWGKGSVSATLLILFVFAASLAADKWVSNSQLTLPLLLAAVVSMAVAGLGIPRLKALKMGQVIREEGPSGHQSKSGTPTMGGLLVVPVGVILGSWITREPEASQQLLAVSGVTLAYMLIGGFDDWRSLTRRTNTGLTPRGKLLLQTTAAFVFLAIAAWQGWINSSVALPFGQSLPLGLLIWPLGLFVFLAESNATNLTDGLDGLASGCGALVFTGLALQLMLRGNHGDPALAGYCMTMAGTWLGFLVFNRHPARVFMGDTGSLAMGAALTAIALLSNSLWPLLVMGGVFLAESLSVIIQVWVFKATKGADGQGRRVFRMAPLHHHFELGGTSERTLVPCFWTATAALVVLGLLLRPFG
- the purT gene encoding formate-dependent phosphoribosylglycinamide formyltransferase, producing the protein MTAFPRTVMLLGSGELGKEVAIAAQRLGCRVIACDRYANAPAMQVADTAEVFQMTDATALKEVVQRHRPDVVIPEIEALAVEALAELEQDGITVIPTARATAFTMNRDQIRDLASGELGLHTARFAYASNAAELKKVAAPLGWPVVVKPVMSSSGKGQSVVQTPEQLDQAWEAAMANARGTSNQVIVEEFLEFDLEITLLTIRQRNGETLFCPPIGHEQERGDYQCSWQPAQMSDAQLQQAQTMARTVTDNLGGAGLFGVEFFLCGNEVIFSELSPRPHDTGLVTLISQNLSEFELHLRAVLNLPIPQLTTAPAAASRVILADRELKTVAYEGLEQALREAGTQVLLFGKPNARPNRRMGVALARGEDLSEVRAKADRAAACIQVLDGSARR
- a CDS encoding HAD family hydrolase, which codes for MGLRLLHLHLHGLFRSEDLELGRDSDTGGQTLYVLELARSLALRPEVDRVDVVTRQIFDRRVSPDYARSEEQICPGARILRFPFGPKRYVRKELLWPHLEQLADQLVSRLSQPGEAVDWIHAHYADAGLVGALVSQRTGIPLVFTGHSLGREKQRRLLESGLDWSQIEQTYAISRRIDAEERALAQADLVVTSTHQEVDHQYARYGHFQAEQAAVVPPGVDATRFYPNASPQELAEIQPMVQPFLREPDRSPLLAISRAVRRKNIPALVEAYGRSPVLRNRHNLVLVLGCREDSRQLEKQQRDVFQQVFDLVDRFDLYGKVAYPKQHSRAQIPALYRWASCRGGLFVNPALTEPFGLTLLEAAACGLPMVATDDGGPRDIKARCENGLLVDVTDPGALQEALEMAGSDLLRWRRWSDNGVEAVSRHFSWDAHVCRYLALMQQRTGRSLVSAQTTTAPRPTAVRSRMLVLDLDSSLDLPAVGPLNDLRERLREDALAQSNGLVILSGRSLGLARQRYAELHLPEPDVWITRAGTELHHGPGLELDQAWTQRINQCWSRHAVLKAMEDLQDHITLQDSDHQGAYKVSYLLKEADPGLLSLARQRLRRDGLQAQPHVRCHWFLDVLPQRASRSEAIRFLAMSWGLSLEQVMVVASQQGDAELMDGLPATVVPADHDRSLQVPHHQPRVYVSNRSNVAAVLDGLSHYHFLSTR
- a CDS encoding alpha/beta hydrolase family protein is translated as MSPMRHLLIAALTGAALSLVSSPSRALERLVLRLPFLETSVTINLGDVQSTSELIRQSPDLADLQMAGDTRVFELIDKVFLTPLPVETKALLQGSTGQPLLEQALWAATQLVELEGTAPDPSGRMLTDALVAADEIGQPNVLGFLRSMPGEQASIDFSKVAVVANRLKTNLEQGVALVQATEAATVNSALREPLRGGWSREEQRLSVRHRPQPLRLLVLRPTGTDLGRLAVISHGLWDDPESFEGWAEFLAANGYTVLLPDHPGSDLSQQQSMLAGDTPPPGPEELRLRPLDVSALIDAVRNGRLLSGQSIDTNSVAMIGHSWGATTSLQIAGGRPTENKLRTRCVDRKDPERNISWVLQCSWLSGIEQAAAPDPRVKAVVAVSPPLRLLFDPSSSKSLSGKVLLVSGTRDWVVPSGPEAIRPMRDTGAVRTGHRLVLVKGADHFSLRSFRGEDRPALLGPVILAWLNEQLGVESSVLFSAGGWGDSQGQLVDVSSSL